Proteins from a single region of Bacillus kexueae:
- a CDS encoding Lrp/AsnC family transcriptional regulator has translation MKLDLVDHKILQLLSKNGRMSYVDIGKELNLSRVAIRERVHTLMKEGIIEKFTVVVNTEKVGKQIQALFEVECIPSEMIEVAKKLSEHPSVVSCYEMTGPSTLHLQVLVQSQEQLDQFLHDELYQMEGIKRVQSHILLRTFKRQADFELM, from the coding sequence TTGAAATTAGATTTAGTCGATCATAAAATATTACAACTCCTATCCAAAAACGGACGCATGTCGTACGTTGATATCGGAAAAGAGCTCAACTTATCGCGTGTCGCCATTCGTGAACGTGTCCATACGTTAATGAAGGAAGGTATTATTGAGAAATTTACAGTTGTCGTCAATACCGAAAAAGTCGGGAAGCAAATTCAGGCACTGTTTGAAGTTGAGTGTATCCCATCGGAGATGATTGAAGTTGCGAAGAAACTATCGGAGCATCCATCAGTTGTCAGCTGTTATGAAATGACGGGACCAAGCACCCTTCACCTACAAGTGTTAGTGCAAAGCCAAGAACAATTAGATCAATTTCTTCACGATGAATTATACCAAATGGAAGGAATTAAACGCGTACAGAGTCATATTTTGCTTCGTACCTTTAAAAGACAAGCTGATTTTGAACTTATGTAG
- the hpf gene encoding ribosome hibernation-promoting factor, HPF/YfiA family encodes MINHVRGENIEVTPALREYVEKKMAKLERYFDEGVEAKANVNLKYYNDQESKIEVTIPMPQLVLRAEEHHADMYAAIDLVMDKLERQIRKHKTKVNRKLREQQADAKLFVTPTIGEAADKKESEEDIQVVRTKSFDLKPMDSEEAILQMDMLGHNFFVFTNAETNRTNVVYRRKDGKYGLIEPR; translated from the coding sequence ATGATTAACCACGTCAGAGGCGAAAACATTGAAGTAACTCCAGCACTTCGAGAGTACGTTGAGAAGAAAATGGCCAAGCTTGAACGCTATTTCGATGAAGGTGTTGAGGCGAAGGCAAATGTCAACTTAAAGTATTACAATGATCAAGAATCTAAAATAGAAGTGACGATTCCAATGCCGCAGTTGGTGTTGCGTGCAGAGGAACATCATGCTGATATGTATGCGGCGATTGATCTTGTGATGGATAAGCTTGAGCGACAAATTCGTAAACATAAAACGAAAGTAAACCGAAAGCTTCGCGAGCAGCAAGCGGACGCTAAATTGTTTGTGACACCGACAATTGGAGAAGCGGCTGATAAAAAAGAATCGGAAGAAGACATTCAAGTCGTTCGGACGAAAAGCTTCGACTTAAAGCCGATGGACAGTGAAGAAGCAATTCTTCAAATGGACATGCTCGGTCATAACTTTTTCGTCTTCACGAATGCAGAAACGAACCGAACAAATGTCGTGTACCGCAGAAAAGATGGAAAATATGGATTAATTGAACCAAGATAG
- a CDS encoding flagellar protein FliT, whose protein sequence is MDRINRVIQLTEQLLQLTAETNEKNRDEQIEKLQSLLAQREEALKDIVPPFSSEEMEKGRQLFPLDEQLKKQLEAMKFEIKNKILQVKKTKQSARKYVNPYQQQTIDGMFYDKRK, encoded by the coding sequence ATGGACCGGATCAATCGAGTCATCCAACTAACGGAACAATTACTTCAGCTAACAGCTGAAACGAATGAGAAAAATCGAGACGAACAAATTGAAAAGCTGCAGTCTCTCCTAGCACAGCGAGAAGAAGCACTAAAAGATATCGTCCCACCTTTTTCATCTGAAGAAATGGAAAAGGGGAGACAGCTTTTTCCATTAGATGAACAATTAAAAAAGCAGCTTGAAGCAATGAAGTTTGAAATTAAGAACAAAATTCTTCAAGTGAAAAAGACGAAGCAGTCGGCGAGAAAATACGTAAACCCATATCAACAACAAACGATTGATGGGATGTTTTATGATAAACGAAAATAG
- the fliS gene encoding flagellar export chaperone FliS, protein MAMNNPYEAYQQNSVTTASPGELTLMLYNGCLKFIKLAKKAISEQNLEEKNINLQKAQNIIRELMVTLNTDIEISQQLMVMYEYMNRRLIEANIKNDVGILEEVEGYVSEFRDTWKEVIRLSKVNAQEQGGQA, encoded by the coding sequence ATGGCAATGAACAATCCGTATGAAGCTTATCAACAAAATAGTGTCACGACCGCTTCGCCAGGAGAATTGACGTTAATGCTGTATAATGGGTGTTTAAAATTTATTAAACTGGCGAAAAAAGCGATTTCTGAGCAAAATCTTGAAGAAAAAAATATTAATCTACAAAAAGCACAAAATATTATTCGCGAGCTCATGGTGACGTTAAATACGGATATCGAAATCTCACAACAATTGATGGTGATGTATGAGTACATGAACCGTCGATTAATTGAAGCGAATATTAAAAATGATGTAGGCATTCTGGAAGAAGTAGAAGGCTATGTTTCTGAGTTCCGAGACACTTGGAAGGAAGTCATTCGATTAAGTAAAGTGAACGCGCAAGAGCAAGGTGGCCAAGCATAA